The genomic DNA TGTTGACTCACATGAGGAGGTTTTGTTTTTGGGAAAGCTGGATTTCGCACTGATTAATTCAAGTTCAGCCTCTCCATCTTTATTACCGGGTAGCCGATCTGCACCATCAGCATATACACGATTGCTGGCAACACTCGAATCACATCGACTCTACGGGATTTGATTGTCTTCGCGTCGGACGCAAGCAGTTTTCATCTCCGTTCCTTCTTTCCATTCCCAAGCTCAGTAACCTTGCTTCCTATTGTGACGCCTCATGAATATTCTAGGTTAGAGAAGTTTTCACCTAAAAACCATAATTTCTGGAAGTATTGGAAGGAATTTGTTGGATGATTCGATCGCCGCAGATTTATTAATTCAAAACAGTTTGGATACCCCTCTTCCATCATTTAAGCAGAGTTAAAGAGGACGCGCCGTAGCAAAAGGTCATGCATGATGGGGCAATAAAACTGCTGCATCCGCTGGATTAATTGGATAAATCCCTGGATGAAGGATGGGATTTCAAACACCTCAAGCCAGGGTTTGAGTCGGTTTAAAGCAATCCAGGGCTCAATCACTAAGCGCAGGTTGTTCAGCAGGTGTTTCCAACCCCGTTGGCTATTCCACCAAGAGTGTTGGGCAAATATCTGGTGAGACAAAGGGCATTCCCGATTGAAGGCATCAGCGAACAAACTCACCATCGTGAAAGCACTCATGACAATCTCCCACCATCGCTCAATCTGCTTGTAATGGGTCACGCGAAAATCCGCCCATCCCAGAGCATCTTTACTCTGCTTGAGTCCATACTCAATCCAGGTTCGTTCGCCGTAGCGATCCCCAATCTCATCGAGTTTGACCTCCGGCGCATTGCTCATTACATAAGTGGTTGAGTTGTCCGGTAACGTTTGTGGGTTAGTCGTTAACAACCAGTAGCGAACCGTTCGACGTTTCCCATAAATAATCTCGCTGCGATAGCGAACTTCGGTTTTGCCATTGCTAAAGGTCCGCCGAAAGGCTTGCCAGGGTTCACAGGTTACCTCTTGGTCTTGGGGCAACCACATCCCGTGGTTCGACCGGATCGCCACGATGTAGGGCAGATTCAACGACTCCAATACACGGATAAAGTTGACTTTACTTTCGCCGTACAGACTATCGGCAAGCACTAATTCAAACCGAAATCCCAGCGATAGCAGTTCACGGATCATCTCCGCAGCAATCTGCGGTTTCGTTTTGTACTCATCACCCGCTTTGAGCCGCTCTTTGGGCTTGTAAACCTCAAACGATAGGGGCAATATCATGCCACGAAATAGGGCATAAGCGGTCACTGCCACGATGCCATTTTCCTTCTTACCCACATTGCCGATGTATTGTCGCTTGACGTAATCGGTGTGCTTCCCCTTTTTACAGTCGCCCGTTTCGTCAATCAACAGAATCACGGCTTGCCCGTCTAGGAGCTTGAGGATGAGCTTTAAGCGAATCTGTCGCAATCGCGTCACCGACCAGGGCGATTTCGTCAATAGGTGGTGTAAGCCTTGCTCATTGTCTAAGCCCACTGCTTTCGCAATGGCTGGTAGCGTTTTGCGTTTTAGTTCTGAGATCATGCCCACATGCAGGTATTTGAAGGCTTCAAAGCTTCGCACTTCGGGAAACAACGGGGCATACCATTCACAATATTCATCGACAAAGCGCAGGGTAGGACGAGCCGCACGAGGTTCTACCATCACCGCCTCCACGTCTGCAAGAACCACCCTTCTAGTCTAATTTTTCCTCTCCAATATGATGGAAGAGGGATACAGCGGTTTGCAGAACTAATTGGTACAGTAACAGCAGTGAGCAAAGTAGTTTCGCAATTCACGACTGGAACAGAGGCTGACTCCCAGTTCTAACAGTTTTGTGATTGCCTCGACAGTCTTCGGGACAAACCGTCTAATAAACGCCTTCAATTGCCACCACAGATGTTCAATCGGGTTGAACTCAGGCGAGTACGGCGATAAGTAGACCACCCTGGCTCCGACCGCTTCGATCATTTGCTCTATCCCTTCGACTTTATGAGCTTTGAGGTTATCCATCACCACCACCGCCCCCTGCCACAACTTCGGCACGAGTTGTTGGGATACAAACTGTTTGAAGTCTTCTGCGTTCATCGATTTGCCTAACGTTTGCATCGCTAGGATCGCAGTTTGGCTCATTGCCCCGACCACTGTAACTCGGCGACCTCGGTAGAAGGGCTTGAGGTCATAGACTCGTTGTCCTTTACGGCTTCGACCCCTGGATCGGGTCATGCCTTGGAGTACCCCCATCTCATCGAGGAACACTAAATTCTCAGGCAGAACCTGACGAATCGTCTGCCAGTAAGAGACTCGCTCAACTTGCTGAACCGCTTCGGCGGCTTGAGTGCTGCGAAATGTTTTTTTTAATCGTCAACTGCTGTTTTTGCAGGAATCGGCACATCGTACTCTCACTCACCCTAACTCCAGTTTTGTCCTGCCAATACTCGCAGTATTCCGCCAGCATGTAGTCCTGATGCTGCTCAACCATCTGGGCTATCTCAGTCTCATAGCCCGCTAGTTGGCTTGCCTTACCCCTGGTCGCCCTAGCAGGCTTCAGTGTTCCTGTAGCTTGCTTGCGCTTAAGCAGCGACTGAACCGTCGTTTTGCTCACCTGAAATCGTTCTGCCACCTGACGAATTGACGTGTTCCCTGCTTCATAGGTACTGATAATTTTTTCGCGTAGGTCGAGGGAGTAAGGTTGCATGACTATACTAGCGGGACAACCCTCTTACTGTACTAAATTGTTTTGCAAACCGCTGTATTGATTCTTCTGCACAATTTGAGCAATTTAATACTTCTATTCGCCTGATTTCGTGGGGTTAGTTGAAGCACAAAGTACTTCTAGCAAAAGTCTTTAAATATACTTCACTGGTTATATTGCTACTGCTTCGGTAGGGGAAGAATTTCCTTGTTGTGCTTCTGCTACAGCGGCTGTTACGCAACATTTGTACAAGCTGTGATGAATGTTGTAGTCTTCTGTCAGGCACTACGCTAATGATCTAGAGTCAAAGAGCGTTGGATTATTCTCAAACTCTTTAAACTTCAGGTGATGTTATGGAAAAGTTAACTCATTACCCGATGGTAATCAGCAGCGAACTAGTTACCACCGGCAGCGAGGATTTAATTGACCCGGCATCGGGAAAACCATTTGCGACTGTAGCCTGGGGAACAAAAGCAGATGTCGATCGGGCGGTTGAAGCAGCAAAAGTGGCCCAGAAGGAGTGGGCAGCCCGTTCTTTTGGGGAGCGCAGTATTGCTCTGCTGAAGTTTGCAGATGCTCTGGAAGCGAAGTCAGAGGAGTTAGCAAGGCTGGAGAGCCAGAATACGGGTAAGCCTTTGAAGCTTTCTCTTGGGAGTGATATCCCGTTTGCGATCGATAATCTGCGATATTTTGCGTCTGTGGTGCGGCGGCAAGAAGGTGTGGCAGGCGGCGAGTATGTGGGCGGATATACCAGCTATATCCGGCGAGAGCCGATCGGAGTAGTGGGTGCGATTACACCCTGGAACTATCCGTTCATGATGGCGATCTGGAAGCTGGGTCCGGCACTAGCTGCCGGGAATACGGTCGTGATTAAGCCTGCTCCCAATACTCCAGTGACGACGATCGAGCTAGCGAAAATTGCATTGGAATCGGGACTGCCTGCGGGACTAATTAACGTGGTGACGGGGGGTGCCGAAGTGGGAGAAGCAATTTGTACCCATACCGATACCCGTATGATCAGCTTTACGGGCAGCACTCGAACCGGGAAGCGAATTGCAGAGTTGGCAAGTCCGAGGGTAAAGCGGGTGACGCTGGAGTTAGGCGGCAAGGCTCCCTTCCTGGTGTTTGCTGATGCGGATATTGAGGCAGCAGCCAGAGGCGCAATTCCGGCGGCATTTATGAATTCAGGGCAGGACTGTACAGCGGCGACGCGAATTTATGTGCAAAACGAGGTGTTTGATCAGTTTCTCAGCCGATTTACGGAATTAACGAACGGACTGAAGTTTGGACAACCCTTTGAGGACGATACGGATATTGGTCCGCTTACCAGCGAAACCCAGCGACTCAAGGTTCATGGGTTTGTAGAGGAGGCGCGGCAGCAGGGCGTGAAGGTGGCGACGGGTGGGGTTTTGCCCGAAGGCGATGGATACTTCTATCCGCCCACAGTTCTGGTGGACGCACCCCAGGCGGCAAGCTGTGTGCAGGAAGAAATCTTTGGTCCCGTAATTGTTGTCAATCGGTTTACGGATGAGGCAGAGGCAATCCATATGGCAAACGATATTCCCTATGGACTGGCGGCTAGCGTCTGGACGACGAATGTACAGCGGGCAATGCGCGTGACAGCAGCGATCGAGGCGGGCACGGTTTGGGTAAACGATCATCTACCGATCGCCAGCGAGCTACCCCACGGCGGCTTTAAGCAGAGCGGAATTGGTAAAGATATG from Leptolyngbya ohadii IS1 includes the following:
- a CDS encoding IS701 family transposase is translated as MVEPRAARPTLRFVDEYCEWYAPLFPEVRSFEAFKYLHVGMISELKRKTLPAIAKAVGLDNEQGLHHLLTKSPWSVTRLRQIRLKLILKLLDGQAVILLIDETGDCKKGKHTDYVKRQYIGNVGKKENGIVAVTAYALFRGMILPLSFEVYKPKERLKAGDEYKTKPQIAAEMIRELLSLGFRFELVLADSLYGESKVNFIRVLESLNLPYIVAIRSNHGMWLPQDQEVTCEPWQAFRRTFSNGKTEVRYRSEIIYGKRRTVRYWLLTTNPQTLPDNSTTYVMSNAPEVKLDEIGDRYGERTWIEYGLKQSKDALGWADFRVTHYKQIERWWEIVMSAFTMVSLFADAFNRECPLSHQIFAQHSWWNSQRGWKHLLNNLRLVIEPWIALNRLKPWLEVFEIPSFIQGFIQLIQRMQQFYCPIMHDLLLRRVLFNSA
- a CDS encoding helix-turn-helix domain-containing protein, coding for MQPYSLDLREKIISTYEAGNTSIRQVAERFQVSKTTVQSLLKRKQATGTLKPARATRGKASQLAGYETEIAQMVEQHQDYMLAEYCEYWQDKTGVRVSESTMCRFLQKQQLTIKKNISQHSSRRSGSAS
- a CDS encoding aminobutyraldehyde dehydrogenase: MEKLTHYPMVISSELVTTGSEDLIDPASGKPFATVAWGTKADVDRAVEAAKVAQKEWAARSFGERSIALLKFADALEAKSEELARLESQNTGKPLKLSLGSDIPFAIDNLRYFASVVRRQEGVAGGEYVGGYTSYIRREPIGVVGAITPWNYPFMMAIWKLGPALAAGNTVVIKPAPNTPVTTIELAKIALESGLPAGLINVVTGGAEVGEAICTHTDTRMISFTGSTRTGKRIAELASPRVKRVTLELGGKAPFLVFADADIEAAARGAIPAAFMNSGQDCTAATRIYVQNEVFDQFLSRFTELTNGLKFGQPFEDDTDIGPLTSETQRLKVHGFVEEARQQGVKVATGGVLPEGDGYFYPPTVLVDAPQAASCVQEEIFGPVIVVNRFTDEAEAIHMANDIPYGLAASVWTTNVQRAMRVTAAIEAGTVWVNDHLPIASELPHGGFKQSGIGKDMSHYALEEYTIVKHVMFDTTGDQKKAWHSVVFDA